Proteins from a single region of Sphingomonas morindae:
- the mdoH gene encoding glucans biosynthesis glucosyltransferase MdoH, which yields MSEDQVVIPSATPAAARGDMPGETPLLMPIQGFDQDPGAHPEPRTSPDGMQERRLLLILGTMVIGTFGAGEVTRSLASDGIAGLDLGFMALFFALFAWIAFGFLNALAGFLLLLSGRSVPSPAASPLAAPVGRTAILMPIHNEEVEPVFARLRAMARSISTAGGANLFEFFVLSDSRPDREADEQRAFQRLRAIAPLPIWYRRRARNEGRKPGNIADWIRRHGGAYDYMMILDADSLMSGAAILRLAAAMDRHPGVGLLQTVPTVIGGETLFARWQQFAARLYGPIFSAGLLWWSGAEASFWGHNAIIRTAAFAESCGLPKLAGPEPFGGHVMSHDMLEAALLRRRGWACHMVTMQDGSYEEFPPTFVEHAARDRRWCQGNLQHLRLLDTAGFHWVNRLQLLMGASAYLTSPLWLMLLCASAVLAAQSGGQIQVMAPSWWLFGATMILLFGPKAMALGWFLPDVTRRAAFGGGRAMVLSVLAEIPLSVLAAPMIMMTQTLAVVDILRGRKSGWEAQTRVSDGIAVSDAIRHYRWHIALGGLVAAAALLGWQAAIWMSPISAGLLAAPFMAAWTSRQSLGLAARRHRLFLIPEERRPNPLILEARPGPAEAIDPPAGQGGGWPALPRAALS from the coding sequence GTGAGCGAGGATCAGGTGGTGATCCCCAGCGCCACACCGGCGGCGGCGCGCGGCGACATGCCGGGCGAGACCCCGTTGCTCATGCCGATCCAGGGGTTCGATCAGGATCCGGGCGCGCATCCCGAGCCGCGCACCTCGCCCGACGGCATGCAGGAACGGCGCCTGCTGCTGATCCTCGGCACCATGGTGATCGGCACCTTCGGCGCGGGCGAGGTGACGCGCAGCCTGGCGAGCGACGGCATCGCCGGGCTGGATCTTGGCTTCATGGCCCTGTTCTTCGCGCTGTTCGCCTGGATCGCCTTCGGCTTTCTGAATGCGCTGGCGGGATTTCTGCTGCTGCTTTCGGGCCGCTCCGTCCCGAGCCCGGCGGCCTCGCCATTGGCCGCGCCGGTCGGCCGCACCGCCATCCTCATGCCGATCCACAATGAGGAGGTGGAGCCCGTATTCGCGCGGCTGCGCGCCATGGCCCGTTCGATCAGCACAGCCGGCGGCGCGAATCTGTTCGAATTCTTCGTGCTGAGCGACTCGCGCCCGGATCGCGAGGCCGACGAGCAGCGCGCCTTCCAGCGGCTGCGCGCCATCGCGCCGCTGCCGATCTGGTATCGCCGCCGCGCCAGGAATGAGGGCCGCAAGCCCGGCAACATCGCCGATTGGATCCGCCGCCATGGCGGCGCCTACGACTATATGATGATCCTCGACGCCGACTCGCTGATGAGCGGCGCCGCGATCCTACGCCTCGCCGCCGCCATGGATCGCCATCCCGGCGTCGGCCTGCTCCAGACGGTGCCCACCGTGATCGGCGGGGAGACCCTGTTCGCGCGCTGGCAGCAATTCGCCGCGCGGCTCTACGGGCCGATCTTCTCGGCCGGGCTGCTCTGGTGGTCGGGCGCGGAGGCGAGCTTCTGGGGCCATAACGCGATCATCCGCACCGCCGCCTTCGCCGAAAGCTGCGGCCTGCCCAAGCTGGCCGGGCCCGAGCCGTTCGGCGGCCATGTGATGAGCCATGACATGCTCGAGGCGGCGCTGCTCCGCCGCCGCGGCTGGGCCTGCCACATGGTGACGATGCAGGACGGCAGCTACGAGGAATTTCCGCCCACCTTCGTGGAGCATGCCGCGCGCGACCGGCGCTGGTGCCAGGGCAATCTCCAGCATCTGCGGCTGCTCGACACGGCTGGTTTCCACTGGGTGAACCGCTTGCAGCTGCTGATGGGCGCCTCGGCCTATCTCACCTCGCCGCTGTGGCTGATGCTGCTCTGCGCCAGCGCCGTGCTCGCCGCCCAGTCGGGCGGGCAGATCCAGGTGATGGCGCCGTCCTGGTGGCTGTTCGGCGCCACCATGATCCTGCTGTTCGGGCCCAAGGCGATGGCGCTGGGCTGGTTCCTGCCCGATGTCACGCGCCGCGCCGCCTTTGGCGGCGGCCGGGCGATGGTGCTGAGCGTGCTCGCCGAGATCCCGCTCTCGGTGCTCGCCGCGCCGATGATCATGATGACACAAACCCTCGCCGTGGTGGATATTCTGCGCGGCCGCAAGAGCGGCTGGGAGGCGCAGACGCGCGTGTCCGACGGCATCGCCGTGTCCGATGCGATCCGCCATTATCGCTGGCACATCGCGCTGGGCGGGCTGGTGGCGGCGGCCGCCTTGCTCGGCTGGCAGGCGGCGATCTGGATGTCGCCCATTTCGGCCGGGCTGCTGGCGGCGCCCTTCATGGCGGCCTGGACATCGCGCCAGTCGCTCGGCCTCGCGGCGCGGCGCCACCGGCTCTTCCTCATTCCCGAGGAGCGGCGCCCCAACCCGCTGATCCTCGAGGCGCGCCCCGGCCCGGCCGAGGCGATCGACCCGCCCGCCGGCCAGGGCGGCGGCTGGCCCGCGCTGCCGCGCGCCGCGCTGAGCTGA
- a CDS encoding helix-turn-helix domain-containing protein, with amino-acid sequence MTAPADRKLYLGPRLRVLRRELGLNQTRMAEELGVSPSYLNHLERNQRPLTAQMLLRLAHTYDIDVRDFVAGAQEAAASDLHHVFSDALVRDIGIPRQEILEVAENYPSVAEAVSRLYRALCDLRQMPDRIERLGVAAPVTASPLEWLRQAMEARHAYLAELDQAAETLAAALGETSEALAAGLVRRLGEAHGIGVRVVAEDVLAGTLRHYDPHRRRLLLSERLPLASRNFAIAYQLAQQALAAPLSATLERLAPPDAEAAQLARVALGNYAAAALLLPYGRFHRAAEALGYDPDRLARRFGASYEQIGHRLATLARPNARGLPILFLKVDAAGTIVKRVAGEAGGLARFGGGCARWHIHRAFRLPGEPVAQRVEMPDGQTYVTLARAVPRAGGEGLVAIVLACEARHADRLAWAAGLSGAPTPIGPACAVCERPACPERALPPVMRALDLSPVQRPIAPYPFRAT; translated from the coding sequence ATGACCGCGCCCGCCGATCGCAAACTCTATCTCGGCCCCAGGCTGCGCGTGCTGCGGCGCGAGCTTGGCCTCAACCAGACGCGCATGGCCGAGGAGCTGGGCGTCTCGCCCTCCTATCTCAACCATCTCGAGCGCAATCAGCGGCCGCTCACCGCGCAGATGCTGCTTCGCCTCGCGCATACCTACGATATCGACGTGCGCGATTTCGTCGCCGGGGCGCAGGAAGCGGCGGCGAGCGATCTCCACCATGTCTTCTCCGACGCGCTGGTCCGCGACATCGGCATTCCCCGGCAGGAGATATTGGAGGTCGCGGAAAACTATCCGAGCGTCGCCGAGGCGGTGAGCCGGCTGTACCGGGCGCTGTGCGATCTGCGCCAGATGCCCGACCGGATCGAGCGGCTGGGCGTCGCCGCCCCCGTCACCGCCTCGCCGCTGGAATGGCTGCGCCAGGCGATGGAGGCGCGGCACGCTTATCTGGCCGAGCTGGATCAGGCGGCCGAGACGCTCGCCGCCGCGCTGGGCGAGACCAGCGAGGCGCTCGCTGCCGGCTTGGTCCGCCGGCTCGGCGAGGCGCATGGCATCGGCGTGCGGGTGGTGGCCGAGGATGTGCTGGCGGGCACGCTGCGCCATTATGATCCGCACCGCCGGCGCTTGCTGCTCTCGGAACGGCTGCCGCTGGCGAGCCGCAATTTCGCCATCGCCTATCAGCTCGCGCAGCAGGCGCTCGCCGCGCCGCTGTCGGCAACGCTGGAGCGGCTCGCCCCGCCCGATGCCGAGGCGGCGCAGCTGGCGCGGGTGGCGCTGGGCAATTATGCGGCGGCGGCGCTGCTCCTGCCCTATGGCCGCTTCCACCGCGCCGCCGAGGCGCTGGGCTATGATCCCGATCGGCTCGCGCGGCGCTTCGGTGCCTCCTACGAGCAGATCGGCCATCGCCTCGCCACGCTCGCGCGGCCCAATGCGCGCGGCCTGCCGATCCTTTTCCTCAAGGTCGATGCGGCCGGCACGATCGTCAAGCGCGTGGCGGGCGAGGCGGGCGGCCTCGCGCGCTTTGGCGGCGGGTGCGCGCGCTGGCACATCCATCGCGCCTTCCGCCTGCCGGGCGAGCCTGTGGCGCAGCGCGTGGAGATGCCCGACGGCCAGACCTATGTCACGCTCGCGCGCGCGGTGCCGCGCGCCGGGGGCGAAGGGCTGGTGGCGATCGTGCTGGCGTGCGAGGCGCGCCATGCCGATCGGCTCGCCTGGGCGGCGGGCCTGTCCGGCGCGCCGACGCCGATCGGGCCCGCCTGCGCGGTGTGCGAGCGCCCGGCCTGTCCCGAGCGGGCGCTGCCGCCGGTGATGCGCGCGCTCGATCTTAGCCCGGTGCAGCGGCCGATCGCGCCCTATCCCTTCCGCGCGACCTGA
- a CDS encoding murein L,D-transpeptidase catalytic domain family protein: protein MATGPLDGGIAAAAKASSPALPATPMTIRPDLFRRALAALGRHQNQVRARDRIALVDFDLPSSQPRFHIVDLASGQSRSLLVSHGRGSDPAHSGWLNRFSNEPGSEASSSGAFLTGDIYVGQHGRSRRLIGLDSTNNNAEPRAIVVHSAWYVSPDMVAQHGKLGRSEGCFAVSVAELDYTLQALGTGRMIYADKV from the coding sequence TTGGCGACGGGGCCGCTGGATGGCGGCATCGCCGCCGCCGCCAAGGCGAGCTCGCCGGCGCTGCCGGCCACGCCGATGACGATCCGGCCCGATCTTTTCCGCCGCGCGCTGGCCGCGCTCGGCCGGCATCAGAACCAGGTGCGCGCGCGCGATCGCATCGCGCTGGTCGATTTCGATCTGCCCTCGTCGCAGCCGCGCTTTCACATCGTCGATCTCGCCTCGGGGCAGAGCCGCAGCCTGCTGGTGAGCCATGGCCGCGGGTCCGATCCCGCGCATAGCGGCTGGCTCAACCGTTTCTCGAACGAGCCGGGCTCGGAAGCCTCCTCTTCGGGCGCCTTCCTCACCGGCGATATCTATGTCGGCCAGCATGGTCGCTCGCGTCGCCTGATCGGGCTCGACAGCACCAACAACAATGCCGAGCCGCGCGCCATCGTCGTCCATTCGGCCTGGTATGTCAGCCCCGATATGGTCGCGCAGCATGGCAAGCTCGGCCGTTCCGAAGGCTGTTTCGCGGTGTCCGTCGCGGAGCTGGACTACACGCTCCAGGCGCTCGGCACCGGCCGGATGATCTACGCCGACAAGGTGTGA
- the cysQ gene encoding 3'(2'),5'-bisphosphate nucleotidase CysQ yields the protein MHAGSALPPLDRVALGEGLLLSVLAAGAAILEIYAQDFAVEWKADHSPVTAADAAGEAIILADLARLAPGVPVVAEEEAAAGRVPLCGRRFFLVDPLDGTKEFVQRRGDFTVNIALIEEGVPTLGLVYAPARGDVFFGDGARGEAWAARLGPDGLGARRPLCVRAASPEALAVVASKSHCNAATDAYLAALPVGERVSCGSSLKFCLVADGEADVYPRLSPTMEWDTAAGDAVLRAAGGGVFGPDGAPLRYNKARFFNPGFVACGGVSAPPVGPFLKTE from the coding sequence ATGCACGCCGGTTCCGCCTTGCCTCCCCTTGATCGCGTCGCCCTTGGCGAGGGGCTGCTCCTGTCGGTGCTTGCCGCCGGCGCGGCGATCCTGGAGATTTACGCGCAGGATTTCGCGGTGGAGTGGAAGGCCGATCATTCGCCCGTCACGGCGGCCGACGCGGCGGGCGAGGCGATCATCCTCGCCGATCTCGCGCGGCTCGCCCCGGGCGTGCCGGTGGTGGCCGAGGAGGAAGCCGCCGCGGGCCGAGTGCCTTTGTGCGGCCGCCGCTTCTTCCTCGTCGATCCGCTCGACGGCACCAAGGAGTTCGTCCAGCGGCGGGGCGATTTCACGGTCAACATCGCGCTGATCGAAGAGGGCGTGCCGACGCTGGGCCTGGTCTATGCGCCGGCGCGCGGCGATGTCTTCTTCGGCGATGGCGCGCGGGGCGAGGCCTGGGCCGCGCGGCTCGGCCCGGACGGCTTGGGCGCGCGCCGGCCGCTCTGCGTGCGCGCCGCCAGCCCCGAGGCGCTGGCCGTGGTCGCCTCCAAGTCGCACTGCAACGCCGCCACCGACGCCTATCTCGCCGCCCTGCCCGTGGGCGAGCGGGTGTCGTGCGGTTCCTCGCTCAAATTCTGCCTGGTCGCGGACGGCGAGGCCGATGTGTATCCGCGCCTCAGCCCGACGATGGAGTGGGACACCGCCGCCGGCGACGCGGTGCTGCGCGCGGCGGGCGGCGGCGTGTTCGGGCCCGACGGGGCGCCGCTGCGCTACAACAAGGCGCGCTTCTTCAATCCGGGCTTCGTCGCCTGTGGCGGGGTCAGCGCCCCGCCGGTGGGGCCCTTCCTCAAAACAGAGTGA
- a CDS encoding TerC family protein → MMDIWQRMLADFAHLGSPAALAAFAQVVLIDVMLAADNAIVVGALASGLPATQRRKVILIGIMAALALRIVFALGVTLLLRLTGLVFAGGLLLLWVAWKMWRELREATPAAGADQAEAAPRSFARAAWAVAIADVSMSLDNVLAVAGAARAHPGVLIIGLLLSVGLMGFAANLLARVIERYRWIVYIGLAVILWVAGKMIYEGVTSPQTGLLTLF, encoded by the coding sequence ATGATGGACATTTGGCAGCGCATGCTCGCCGATTTCGCCCATTTGGGATCACCGGCGGCGCTCGCCGCCTTCGCCCAGGTGGTGCTGATCGACGTGATGCTGGCGGCGGACAATGCCATCGTCGTGGGCGCGCTCGCCTCCGGCCTGCCGGCGACGCAGCGGCGCAAGGTGATCCTGATCGGGATCATGGCGGCGCTGGCGCTGCGCATCGTCTTCGCGCTCGGCGTCACGCTGCTGCTGCGGCTGACCGGGCTCGTCTTCGCGGGCGGCCTGCTGCTGCTGTGGGTGGCCTGGAAGATGTGGCGCGAGCTGCGCGAGGCCACCCCCGCCGCCGGGGCGGACCAAGCCGAAGCCGCGCCGCGCAGCTTCGCCCGCGCCGCCTGGGCGGTGGCGATCGCCGATGTCAGCATGAGCCTCGACAATGTGCTGGCGGTGGCCGGCGCCGCCCGCGCGCATCCCGGCGTGCTCATCATCGGCCTGCTGCTGTCGGTGGGGCTGATGGGCTTCGCCGCCAATCTGCTGGCCCGGGTGATCGAGCGCTATCGCTGGATCGTCTATATCGGCCTGGCCGTGATCCTCTGGGTGGCCGGCAAGATGATCTACGAGGGCGTCACCAGCCCGCAGACCGGCCTTCTCACTCTGTTTTGA
- the cysN gene encoding sulfate adenylyltransferase subunit CysN, with product MSDADPAYVAERLIAEDIDAYLTRHQHKTLLRFLTCGSVDDGKSTLIGRLLFDSKMIFEDQLAALEADSRRVGTQGDQIDFALLVDGLAAEREQGITIDVAYRFFATEARKYIVADTPGHEQYTRNMVTGASTADLAVILVDARKGILTQTRRHSYLAHLLGIRHIVLAVNKMDLIGYDQARYDAIVEAYRGFAERIGIAGFVPMPISGFKGDNVTRRSAAMPWYAGPSLIEHLDTVPLDQDAARARPFRMAVQWVNRPNLDFRGFAGLIGSGTVRPGDGVRVLPSGRTSRIARIVIQDGDLAEAVAGQAVTLTLADEIDCSRGDVLAAADAPPEVADQFEATLIWMADEPLLPGRAYWLKLGTRTVSVTVQPPKYQVNVNTFEHLAAKTLELNAIGVVTLLCDQPLVFAPYAEDPALGGFILIDKMSHATVAAGLLHFALRRAQNVHWQATDLDRTHHAAMKNQSPAVLWLTGLSGAGKSTIANLVEKKLARMNRHTFLLDGDNVRHGLNRDLGFTDADRIENIRRVGEVARLMTDAGLIVITAFISPFRSERAMVRAMMKPGEFVEIFIDTPLAEAERRDVKGLYAKARAGKLKNFTGIDSPYEAPEAPELHIDTSNMTPEAAADAIVRHLLDL from the coding sequence ATGTCCGACGCGGACCCCGCCTATGTCGCCGAGCGGCTGATCGCCGAGGATATCGACGCCTATCTCACGCGCCACCAGCACAAGACGCTGCTGCGCTTCCTTACCTGCGGCTCGGTGGATGATGGCAAGTCCACGCTGATCGGCCGGCTGCTCTTCGACTCCAAGATGATCTTCGAGGATCAGCTGGCGGCGCTGGAGGCGGACAGCCGCCGCGTCGGCACCCAGGGCGATCAGATCGATTTCGCGCTGCTGGTGGACGGCCTCGCCGCCGAGCGCGAGCAGGGCATCACGATCGATGTCGCCTATCGCTTTTTCGCCACCGAGGCGCGCAAATATATCGTCGCCGACACGCCCGGCCACGAACAATATACGCGCAACATGGTGACGGGCGCATCCACCGCCGATCTCGCGGTGATCCTCGTCGATGCGCGCAAGGGCATACTCACCCAGACCCGGCGGCACAGCTATCTCGCCCATCTGCTCGGCATCCGGCACATCGTGCTGGCGGTGAACAAGATGGACCTGATCGGCTATGATCAGGCGCGCTACGATGCGATCGTCGAGGCCTATCGCGGCTTCGCCGAGCGGATCGGCATCGCCGGCTTCGTGCCCATGCCGATCTCGGGCTTCAAGGGCGACAATGTCACGCGGCGCTCGGCCGCCATGCCCTGGTATGCGGGGCCGAGCCTGATCGAGCATCTCGATACCGTGCCGCTCGATCAGGATGCCGCCCGCGCCCGGCCCTTCCGCATGGCGGTGCAGTGGGTGAACCGGCCCAATCTGGATTTCCGGGGTTTCGCCGGGCTGATCGGCAGCGGCACGGTGCGGCCGGGGGATGGCGTGCGGGTGCTGCCCTCGGGCCGCACCAGCCGCATCGCGCGGATCGTCATCCAGGATGGCGATCTCGCCGAGGCGGTGGCCGGCCAGGCCGTGACGCTGACGCTCGCTGACGAGATCGACTGTTCGCGCGGCGATGTGCTCGCCGCCGCCGACGCCCCGCCCGAGGTGGCGGACCAGTTCGAGGCGACGCTGATCTGGATGGCGGACGAGCCGCTGCTGCCGGGCCGCGCCTATTGGCTCAAGCTCGGCACTCGCACCGTCAGCGTCACGGTGCAGCCGCCCAAATATCAGGTCAACGTCAACACCTTCGAGCATCTCGCCGCGAAGACGCTGGAGCTGAACGCGATCGGCGTCGTCACGCTGCTATGCGATCAGCCGCTGGTGTTCGCCCCCTATGCGGAGGATCCCGCGCTCGGCGGCTTCATCCTGATCGACAAGATGAGCCATGCCACGGTGGCGGCGGGCCTGCTGCACTTCGCGCTCCGTCGCGCGCAGAATGTGCATTGGCAGGCGACCGATCTCGATCGCACCCATCATGCCGCTATGAAGAATCAGAGCCCCGCCGTGCTCTGGCTCACCGGCCTGTCGGGCGCCGGCAAATCCACCATCGCCAATCTTGTCGAGAAGAAGCTGGCGCGGATGAACCGCCACACCTTCCTGCTCGATGGCGACAATGTGCGCCACGGCCTCAACCGCGATCTCGGCTTCACCGATGCCGACCGGATCGAGAATATCCGCCGCGTCGGCGAGGTGGCGCGGCTGATGACCGATGCCGGGCTGATCGTCATCACCGCCTTCATCTCTCCCTTCCGATCCGAGCGGGCGATGGTGCGCGCGATGATGAAGCCGGGAGAGTTCGTGGAAATCTTCATCGACACACCGCTGGCCGAGGCCGAACGGCGCGACGTCAAGGGGCTCTACGCCAAGGCCCGTGCCGGCAAGCTTAAGAATTTCACCGGGATCGACAGCCCCTATGAGGCACCCGAGGCACCCGAGCTGCACATCGACACCAGCAACATGACCCCGGAAGCGGCGGCGGACGCGATTGTGCGTCATCTGCTGGATCTCTAG
- the cysD gene encoding sulfate adenylyltransferase subunit CysD, with protein MTAEAARADLPLTHLQRLEAEAIHILREVVAECERPVMLYSVGKDSAVMLHLARKAFYPAPPPFPLLHVDTTWKFRAMYEMRDRMAAASGMELLVHQNPEAKAQGINPFDHGALHTDMWKTEGLKQALDLHGFDAAFGGARRDEEKSRAKERVFSFRSANHRWDPKNQRPELWSLYNARKARGESIRVFPLSNWTELDIWQYIQAEAIPIVPLYFAAPRPTVERDGLLLMVDDDRFPLRPGETPVLRSIRFRTLGCYPLTGAVESEAATLPAVIQEMLLTTTSERQGRAIDRDGGAASMEKKKQEGYF; from the coding sequence ATGACCGCTGAAGCCGCCCGTGCCGATCTGCCGCTCACCCATCTCCAGCGCCTCGAGGCGGAGGCGATCCACATTCTGCGCGAGGTGGTGGCCGAGTGCGAGCGGCCGGTGATGCTCTATTCGGTGGGCAAGGATTCGGCGGTGATGCTGCATCTCGCCCGCAAGGCCTTCTACCCCGCGCCGCCGCCCTTCCCGCTGCTGCATGTGGACACGACATGGAAGTTCCGCGCCATGTACGAGATGCGCGATCGCATGGCGGCGGCGAGCGGCATGGAGTTGCTGGTCCACCAGAATCCCGAGGCCAAGGCACAGGGCATCAACCCCTTCGATCATGGCGCGCTGCACACCGATATGTGGAAGACCGAGGGGCTCAAGCAGGCGCTCGACCTGCACGGCTTCGACGCGGCCTTTGGCGGCGCGCGGCGCGACGAGGAGAAGAGCCGCGCCAAGGAGCGCGTCTTCTCCTTCCGCTCGGCCAATCATCGCTGGGATCCGAAGAACCAGCGGCCGGAACTCTGGTCGCTCTACAATGCGCGCAAGGCGCGCGGCGAGAGCATCCGCGTCTTTCCCCTGTCCAACTGGACCGAACTCGACATCTGGCAATATATCCAGGCCGAGGCGATCCCGATCGTGCCGCTCTATTTCGCCGCGCCGCGCCCCACGGTCGAGCGCGACGGGCTGCTGCTGATGGTGGACGATGACCGCTTCCCGCTGCGCCCGGGCGAAACGCCCGTGCTCCGCTCGATCCGCTTCCGCACGCTCGGCTGCTACCCGCTGACCGGCGCGGTGGAGAGCGAGGCGGCGACGCTGCCGGCGGTGATCCAGGAGATGCTGCTGACCACCACCAGCGAGCGCCAGGGCCGCGCCATCGATCGCGATGGCGGCGCCGCGAGCATGGAGAAGAAGAAGCAGGAGGGCTATTTCTGA
- a CDS encoding glucan biosynthesis protein — protein MTTTRRALIAAMSAIAALPAGRLAAATAPGQPFSWDWLKAEAARLAARPFTARPDAPAAIAAVDYDALNAISYKAGATQLAGAGFGGVRFFPINKMQPKPVAIFLVENNIAHPFDYRPALFDMPASSPLAKLGDRAGFSGFRAMNPNGQSDWLAFAGASYFRSAGALDQYGLSARGIAIGTGGPEAEEFPDFTRFWIGRGEDGALLVDALLEGPSVTGAYRFVNRHGAGGVVQEVEAALFVRKDIKRLGLAPLTSMFWYDQSERAKASDWRPEIHDSDGLLMWNGAGEQIFRALNNPPHPITNSFADKGPKGFGLVQRDRQFDHYQDDGVFYEKRPTAWVEPVGDWGAGAVTLVELPTDSETNDNIVAFWTPAEAARAGKRYDLRYRLRWIAGEPIPGGLARVVDSWRGAGGRPGHAQIKGVTKLVVDFAGASLAGLGRDSGVAPDLQIGHASAAGAVAYPVVGTRDRWRFMADITPAGGSDPIDVRVVLRRQGKPLTEVCLIQMIPG, from the coding sequence ATGACGACGACGAGACGCGCCCTGATCGCCGCCATGAGCGCGATCGCCGCCCTGCCCGCCGGCCGCCTTGCCGCAGCCACCGCCCCCGGCCAGCCTTTCTCCTGGGACTGGCTGAAGGCGGAGGCCGCCCGGCTCGCGGCGCGTCCCTTCACCGCGCGCCCCGATGCGCCCGCCGCGATCGCGGCGGTCGATTACGACGCGCTCAACGCCATCAGCTACAAGGCGGGCGCCACCCAGCTGGCGGGCGCCGGCTTTGGCGGGGTGCGCTTCTTCCCGATCAACAAGATGCAGCCCAAGCCCGTGGCCATCTTCCTGGTCGAGAACAATATCGCCCATCCGTTCGACTATCGCCCCGCGCTATTCGACATGCCGGCCTCGAGCCCGCTCGCCAAGCTGGGCGATCGCGCCGGCTTTTCCGGCTTCCGCGCGATGAACCCCAATGGCCAGAGCGACTGGCTCGCCTTTGCCGGCGCCTCCTATTTCCGCTCGGCCGGCGCGCTCGACCAATACGGGCTCTCGGCGCGCGGCATCGCCATCGGCACCGGCGGCCCGGAGGCGGAGGAATTCCCGGATTTCACCCGCTTCTGGATCGGCCGCGGCGAGGATGGCGCGCTGCTGGTGGATGCGCTGCTGGAAGGGCCGAGCGTCACCGGCGCCTATCGCTTCGTCAACCGGCACGGCGCCGGCGGCGTGGTGCAGGAGGTCGAGGCGGCGCTGTTCGTGCGCAAGGACATCAAGCGGCTCGGCCTCGCGCCGCTCACCAGCATGTTCTGGTACGATCAGTCCGAGCGCGCCAAGGCGAGCGACTGGCGGCCCGAGATCCACGATTCCGATGGCCTGCTGATGTGGAACGGCGCGGGCGAGCAGATCTTCCGCGCGCTCAACAATCCGCCGCATCCGATCACCAACAGCTTCGCCGATAAGGGGCCGAAGGGCTTCGGCCTGGTCCAGCGCGACCGCCAGTTCGATCATTATCAGGACGACGGCGTCTTCTACGAGAAGCGCCCGACCGCCTGGGTGGAGCCTGTGGGCGATTGGGGCGCCGGCGCGGTGACGTTGGTCGAGCTGCCGACCGACAGCGAGACCAACGACAATATCGTCGCCTTCTGGACGCCGGCCGAAGCCGCGCGCGCGGGCAAGCGCTATGATCTGCGCTACCGGCTGCGGTGGATCGCGGGCGAGCCCATTCCGGGCGGCCTCGCGCGCGTGGTGGACAGCTGGCGCGGCGCAGGCGGGCGGCCCGGCCATGCGCAGATCAAGGGCGTGACCAAGCTGGTGGTGGATTTCGCCGGCGCGAGCCTCGCCGGACTCGGCCGCGACAGCGGCGTCGCGCCCGATCTCCAGATCGGCCATGCCAGCGCCGCCGGCGCGGTCGCCTATCCGGTGGTCGGCACGCGCGACCGCTGGCGCTTCATGGCGGACATCACGCCCGCCGGCGGCAGCGACCCCATAGACGTGCGCGTGGTGCTGCGTCGCCAGGGCAAGCCGCTGACCGAGGTTTGCCTGATCCAGATGATCCCGGGTTGA